A DNA window from Nitrospira sp. CR1.1 contains the following coding sequences:
- a CDS encoding DUF2934 domain-containing protein, with product MKQQLLKRNHNEKAVTTQEDKPEGGALSDERQERIAKRAYELYLERGCREGCALEDWVDAEREILTVPRG from the coding sequence ATGAAGCAGCAATTGTTGAAGAGGAATCACAACGAAAAGGCGGTCACAACACAGGAGGATAAGCCGGAAGGAGGTGCCTTATCCGATGAGCGACAGGAGCGCATCGCGAAGCGGGCCTATGAGCTCTATCTCGAGCGAGGGTGTCGGGAGGGATGTGCGTTGGAGGACTGGGTAGACGCGGAGCGAGAGATTCTTACGGTACCCCGAGGGTAG